A stretch of DNA from Campylobacter concisus:
ATACGGGCTTGCGCTGCCGTCTGAGTTTATATAAATTCCAAGCTCGCCTTTTGGTGACTCACTAGCAAAGTAAATTTCGCCCTTTGGTGGCTTTAGCCCCTGAGTTATCAGCACAAAATGCTGCATTAATGAGTAGTTTTGACTCATTATCTGCTCTTTTGAAGCGCTCACATACTCTGGCGCGTCGGCGATGATAGCGGGGCTACTTGTCTGATATTTGCTAACGCACTGCTTTAAAATTTTCACGCACTCGCACATCTCTTTCATATAAAGTAGGTATCTTGCGTAGCAGTCGCCCTTGGTAGAGTAAGGCACGTCAAATTCTAGCTCGTCGTAGATGAGATATGGCTCTTCTTTTCTGATGTCGCGCGCGATGCCGCTAGCTCTTAGCATGACGCCAGAACAGCCGCTACTAAGGGCTAGCTCTTTGCTGACTACGCCCACGTCAATAAGCCTTGCTTGCCAAATTCTATTTTCACTTAGCAGATCTTCATAAAGCGTGATGTCGCTTGGAAATTTCTCGCAAAATTTAAGCAGCTCCTCGCACCAGCCATCAGGCAGATCAAGCGGCACGCCACCGATCCTTATTGAACTATGAGTTAGCCTTGCGCCGCAGTATTTTTCTATGAGATCAAGGACGTATTCGCGCTCTCTAAATGCGTACAAAAAGACGCTCATTGCCCCCACATCAAGGGCGTGCGTAGCCAAAAATAAAAGGTGTGAGCTGATGCGGTTTAGCTCTAAAAGCATCACTCTAATGATCTGCGCACGACGAGGCACTTCTATAGCGCAAAGCTTCTCCACAGCCGCGCAAAATGCGTAGTTATTGGCACTTGATGCGATGTAATCCACCCTGTCAGTCACTGGGATAAATTCCTGATAGGTCATATTTTCAGCCATCTTTTCAACGCCTCGGTGCATAAAGCCAACCTCTGGCATCGCACGCACGACCTTTTCTCCGTCAAGCTCAAGCACGAGTTTTAGCTGGCCATGAGCACTTGGATGTTGTGGGCCAAAATTTAGTATCATCTTGCCGTCATTTTGCTCAAATTCTAAATTTTCAAAAAATGGTTTTAAGCGGTTTGGTGACTGGCTCAAGGTCTTTCCTTTACTATCTGGCTCTGGTTAAATTTAGCCTTTTTGACAAATTTTACGCCGCCATCTTCTTGATACTCGTACTCCTCGCTAAATACTCTTGAGAATCCAAAGGTATCTTTCTCTTCAATATAAGCTGGATCGCGGTTCTCTTCGCCAATTTGCTCTCTAAACTCACGCCCAAAAATTTTATTCACCTCGTACCATTTGGCAGCCTCGTCGCCAGTTAGCGGATAGCTCTTTAAGAGCGGGTGTGAGTGCCAGTCATCAGGCATGATGAGACGCTTTAAATTTGGATGATCTTTGATCAAAACACCGCTTAGATCATACATCTCGCGCTCAGCCCAGTTTGCGCTTTTGTAAAGCTCACAAACGCTTTTTAGCATTTCATCATTTTTTACAAAGCATTTTACACGGACGCGTCTATTTTTACTGATACTAAGAAGCTGATAAAAGACTTCGTATCCACCTTTTTGATTTATGAAATCAAGTGCTGCAAGCTCACTAAGCTGTTCGTAACCAAAGCTTTTTAGTGTCTCAAGCGCTTTAAAATTTTCACTAGAATTTATATAAATTACAAGCTGATCAAACTCCACGTAGCTAGATAAAATTTCCACTCCGCTTTGCTCTAAAACAGCGAGCTCTTCGTCAAATTTAGAGCCATTTGCTGCTTCTTTTGGCGTCTGCTTTTCTATATAAAATTTCTCTTTGTAATACTGCTTTTTCTGTAGATCATTCTTTGGCTTATACTCTCTCATATCTCAAGCTTTCTTGGCTTTTGTGCTCTAAATGCACTTTGCTTTCTTATCTTTTTTTGAAGCATCATAAGTGCGTATTGAAGCGTCTCTGGACGTGGGGCACAGCCTGGGATATAGATATCAACTGGTATTATTCTATCGACACCTTGAACGGTTGAATAGGTGTTAAACATGCCGCCAGTGTTTGCACAGCTACCCATTGAGATAACCCACTTTGGCTCAGGCATCTGGTCGTAAAGACGCCTTGTAAACTCAGCGTGTTTTTTAGTTAGCGTGCCAGCTATGATCATCACCTCTGAGTGTCTTGGACTAGCCCTAAAAATGGTGCCAAATCTATCAAAGTCATATCTACTAGCGCCACTTGCCATCATCTCGATCGCACAGCAAGCAAGCCCGTAGCTAAGCGCCCAAAGCGAATTACTTCTGCCCCACTGAACGAGCTTATCAACAGTTGTTAAAACGACTGGCAAGCCGCCATTTGCAGCGTAATTTATCTGATGCTTTGCCATTTAAAGACTCCTTTTTGCCAAGCATAAGCAAAGCCGATAAGTAAAATCGCCACAAAAAGCAACATTTCGATTAGTCCAAAAATTCCAAGTAGCCTAAAATCAACCGCCCACGGATACATAAAAATGACTTCAACATCAAACAAAATAAATAAAATTCCATAAAAAAAGTAGTGGATATTTATCTTATTTGGCTGTTTTACAGTGGTTGGACCACACTCATAAAAGCCAAGTTTTAGACGCTGGGTATTGCGGTTGGCTAATTTTTTACTTATTTTTGAAGATAAGAATGTTATTAAACAAAATGAACAAGTCGCTAGTAAAAGTATGATAAATGCACCAAAATAGGTGCTTTCAAGCTCTGAATGTGACATACTTTGCCTTTTTTAATTTTTAAGATTCTACTAAATTTAAATTTATTTGAGCTTGAAACGGCTTAAGAGTAGGGTGAGTATTGTGCTTTTGTGTAAAAATTACTCCTATTTTATCTTCTCAACTGCATCTTTTGCAGCACTTATTCGCTCGCTCTCGTCTAGCTCACGCACAAAGCCATCTTTTACCAAGATGATCCTAGTTGCTACATCAAAATAGCTATCATCGTGGCTAACAGCGATTATGCTTATGCCCTTACTTTGTAAAAACGGTAAAATTTCTTTAT
This window harbors:
- the nuoD gene encoding NADH dehydrogenase (quinone) subunit D translates to MSQSPNRLKPFFENLEFEQNDGKMILNFGPQHPSAHGQLKLVLELDGEKVVRAMPEVGFMHRGVEKMAENMTYQEFIPVTDRVDYIASSANNYAFCAAVEKLCAIEVPRRAQIIRVMLLELNRISSHLLFLATHALDVGAMSVFLYAFREREYVLDLIEKYCGARLTHSSIRIGGVPLDLPDGWCEELLKFCEKFPSDITLYEDLLSENRIWQARLIDVGVVSKELALSSGCSGVMLRASGIARDIRKEEPYLIYDELEFDVPYSTKGDCYARYLLYMKEMCECVKILKQCVSKYQTSSPAIIADAPEYVSASKEQIMSQNYSLMQHFVLITQGLKPPKGEIYFASESPKGELGIYINSDGSASPYRLKIRTPSFWHCAIYEDLLVGQYVADVATIIGSTNIILGEVDR
- a CDS encoding NADH-quinone oxidoreductase subunit C; its protein translation is MREYKPKNDLQKKQYYKEKFYIEKQTPKEAANGSKFDEELAVLEQSGVEILSSYVEFDQLVIYINSSENFKALETLKSFGYEQLSELAALDFINQKGGYEVFYQLLSISKNRRVRVKCFVKNDEMLKSVCELYKSANWAEREMYDLSGVLIKDHPNLKRLIMPDDWHSHPLLKSYPLTGDEAAKWYEVNKIFGREFREQIGEENRDPAYIEEKDTFGFSRVFSEEYEYQEDGGVKFVKKAKFNQSQIVKERP
- a CDS encoding NuoB/complex I 20 kDa subunit family protein; its protein translation is MAKHQINYAANGGLPVVLTTVDKLVQWGRSNSLWALSYGLACCAIEMMASGASRYDFDRFGTIFRASPRHSEVMIIAGTLTKKHAEFTRRLYDQMPEPKWVISMGSCANTGGMFNTYSTVQGVDRIIPVDIYIPGCAPRPETLQYALMMLQKKIRKQSAFRAQKPRKLEI
- a CDS encoding NAD(P)H-quinone oxidoreductase subunit 3 — protein: MSHSELESTYFGAFIILLLATCSFCLITFLSSKISKKLANRNTQRLKLGFYECGPTTVKQPNKINIHYFFYGILFILFDVEVIFMYPWAVDFRLLGIFGLIEMLLFVAILLIGFAYAWQKGVFKWQSIR